One part of the Opitutaceae bacterium TAV5 genome encodes these proteins:
- a CDS encoding family S24 peptidase has translation MVRGMRVISIHKADTGKSIPLPLMLSGVKAGFPSPAEDYTDRTLDLNEHLIPRPSATFLVRASGESMVAAGILDGAILVVDRSLEARDGSIVVALVDGCFTVKRLRTRGNSHTLEAANPAYPDIMPLDDESRIWGVVTYSINRMG, from the coding sequence ATGGTGCGCGGCATGCGCGTCATTTCGATTCACAAGGCCGATACCGGGAAAAGCATTCCCCTCCCGCTCATGCTTTCAGGGGTCAAGGCAGGCTTCCCCTCTCCGGCAGAGGACTACACTGATCGCACCCTCGACCTGAACGAGCATCTGATCCCGCGGCCGTCGGCAACATTTCTGGTCCGTGCCTCGGGCGAGTCGATGGTCGCCGCCGGCATCCTGGATGGAGCCATTCTCGTGGTTGACCGTTCACTGGAGGCGCGTGACGGCAGCATCGTCGTTGCCCTCGTGGACGGTTGTTTCACAGTCAAGCGGCTGCGAACTCGCGGGAACAGTCACACACTGGAGGCAGCCAATCCGGCATATCCCGACATCATGCCCCTTGATGACGAATCCCGTATCTGGGGTGTGGTCACATACTCGATCAACAGGATGGGGTGA